Proteins from a single region of Streptomyces spectabilis:
- a CDS encoding AraC family transcriptional regulator, which yields MSGTESPRGESERGESERAIWTRAPLGGGTTLDLLTARFDRHRYAPHTHEDFTVGVCVAGSEIIDYRGGRLDIGPGAVVVLAPGEPHTGRPALGDGYAYRAMYPAPHLLADPTGDLPHFKDAVVDDRQLAEALYAAHTDLSGDGATDPLTAFAAESRIAWLLSTLARRHGSARPAPDAVPGAAAVALAVRDRLADDLEAPPALADLAAETGLSRYQLLRAFRTTMGMPPYAWLAQHRVARARALLEAGRRPAEVAALVGFADQAHLTRWFRRVLGVTPAAYRDSVRAGAAYARRAAPSA from the coding sequence ATGAGCGGTACAGAAAGCCCACGCGGCGAGAGCGAACGCGGCGAGAGCGAACGCGCGATCTGGACCAGAGCGCCACTGGGCGGCGGCACCACCCTGGACCTGCTGACCGCCCGCTTCGACAGGCACCGCTACGCCCCGCACACCCACGAGGACTTCACCGTAGGTGTCTGCGTGGCGGGCAGCGAGATCATCGACTACCGGGGCGGCCGCCTCGACATAGGCCCCGGCGCCGTGGTCGTCCTCGCCCCCGGCGAACCCCACACCGGCCGCCCCGCCCTCGGCGACGGCTACGCGTACCGCGCGATGTACCCGGCCCCGCACCTGCTGGCCGACCCGACCGGGGACCTGCCGCACTTCAAGGACGCGGTCGTGGACGACAGGCAGCTGGCGGAGGCCCTGTACGCGGCCCACACCGACCTGAGCGGAGACGGCGCCACCGACCCCCTGACCGCGTTCGCCGCTGAGTCCCGGATCGCCTGGCTGCTCTCCACGCTGGCCCGCCGCCACGGCAGCGCGCGCCCGGCGCCCGACGCGGTCCCGGGCGCGGCCGCCGTCGCCCTCGCGGTCCGCGACCGGCTGGCGGACGACCTGGAGGCGCCGCCCGCGCTCGCCGACCTCGCGGCCGAAACCGGTCTGTCCCGCTACCAGTTGCTGCGCGCCTTCCGTACGACGATGGGGATGCCGCCCTACGCCTGGCTGGCCCAGCACCGGGTCGCCAGGGCCCGCGCGCTCCTGGAGGCGGGGCGCAGGCCCGCGGAGGTGGCGGCCCTGGTGGGCTTCGCCGACCAGGCACATCTCACGCGCTGGTTCAGAAGGGTGCTGGGGGTGACACCGGCGGCGTACCGCGACAGCGTGCGCGCGGGCGCCGCGTACGCGCGGCGAGCCGCACCCTCGGCCTGA
- a CDS encoding TetR/AcrR family transcriptional regulator codes for MAEQRLTARALVEEAGPEALTTRSLADRLGIKAPSLYKHFSDKAAVELIAQHLAALADAYRARAVWAFAHGMVILEIHGRFPGGVGLGEAWETGVRAFAP; via the coding sequence GTGGCTGAGCAGCGACTGACCGCCCGCGCCCTGGTCGAGGAGGCGGGCCCCGAGGCGCTCACCACGCGCTCCCTCGCGGACCGGCTCGGCATCAAGGCGCCGTCGCTGTACAAGCACTTTTCCGACAAGGCCGCGGTCGAGCTGATCGCCCAGCACCTCGCCGCGCTCGCCGACGCCTACCGGGCCCGCGCCGTATGGGCCTTCGCCCACGGCATGGTCATCCTGGAGATCCACGGCCGCTTTCCCGGGGGCGTGGGCCTCGGGGAGGCATGGGAGACGGGCGTGAGGGCGTTCGCCCCGTAA
- a CDS encoding MerR family transcriptional regulator, protein MRIGEIAAAVGLTTRAIRHYHHLGLLPEPVRRPNGYRSYGLREAIVLARIKRLTELGLGLDEVRDVLADDAGRELTEVLAELDEDLARQEEAIRERRTRLAELLQMSREGLLPGDGPVSPGLAELLTRLCPADSATAAKDLEHLALFDAVAEAGLRERLYETLREVADDPGLTARLRQVYARLDELADAPVDDPRVAPLGEELAGLVPDNILAVLVDGGEDREEARTGPAAKGGARLGTAFGDAFLDDFAPAQAAAVRHMLKLLTGTTQWSP, encoded by the coding sequence ATGCGGATCGGAGAGATCGCGGCGGCCGTCGGTCTGACGACGCGCGCCATCAGGCACTACCACCACCTCGGGCTGCTGCCCGAGCCGGTGCGGCGCCCCAACGGCTACCGCTCGTACGGCCTGCGCGAGGCCATCGTGCTCGCGCGGATCAAGCGCCTCACCGAGCTGGGCCTCGGCCTCGACGAGGTGCGGGACGTGCTCGCGGACGACGCCGGGCGCGAGCTGACCGAGGTCCTCGCCGAGCTGGACGAGGACCTGGCCCGGCAGGAGGAGGCCATCCGGGAGCGGCGCACCCGGCTCGCCGAGCTCCTTCAGATGTCCAGGGAGGGGCTGCTGCCCGGCGACGGTCCCGTCTCGCCGGGGCTCGCCGAGCTGCTCACGCGGCTGTGCCCGGCCGACTCGGCGACCGCCGCGAAGGACCTCGAACACCTCGCCCTGTTCGACGCCGTCGCCGAGGCGGGGCTGCGCGAGCGCCTCTACGAGACGCTGCGCGAGGTCGCCGACGACCCCGGCCTCACCGCCCGTCTGCGGCAGGTGTACGCGCGCCTGGACGAGCTGGCCGACGCGCCCGTCGACGACCCCCGGGTCGCCCCGCTGGGCGAGGAGCTCGCCGGTCTCGTCCCCGACAACATCCTCGCGGTCCTCGTGGACGGGGGCGAGGACCGCGAGGAGGCCCGCACCGGGCCCGCGGCGAAGGGCGGGGCCCGCCTCGGCACCGCCTTCGGGGACGCCTTCCTCGACGACTTCGCGCCCGCCCAGGCGGCGGCCGTGCGGCACATGCTGAAGCTGCTCACCGGGACGACTCAGTGGTCGCCGTGA
- a CDS encoding RNB domain-containing ribonuclease codes for MPRRHLRVTGAAEAPLRAALRDLRARLDVPEKFPAEALRDAERAAAAPRLPDEDATGIPFFTIDPPTSVDLDQAMHLSRRAGGGYRVRYAIADVAAYVTPKGPLDTEAHRRVTTLYFPDEKVPLHPTALSEGAASLLPDQTCPALVWSVDLDADGRTESADVRRALVRSRAKLDYDGVQRDIDAGTAEEPLALLADIGRLRERLEVERGGISLDVPEQEIVEGPGGDTYELVYRAPLPADGWNAQISLLTGMAAAQLMIDSGTGVLRTLPTAPDGAVGRLRRTARALDIDWPHHVPYAALVRSLDPRRPHHAAFLQECTTLLRGAGYTAFSGGEVPDLTTHAAVAAPYAHCTAPLRRLVDRYASELCLAACADAAPPEWVLAALPALPKEMAEGTRRGNAVERACVDIVEAALLKDRVGEVFDAVVVDVKEAEPAVGTVQLTAPAVVARIEAGTPLPLGERLRVRLARAEPGEATVLFTPA; via the coding sequence ATGCCCCGCCGCCACCTCCGTGTGACCGGCGCAGCCGAGGCCCCGCTGCGGGCAGCGCTGCGCGACCTGCGAGCAAGGCTGGACGTACCCGAGAAGTTCCCGGCGGAGGCCCTCAGGGACGCGGAGCGCGCGGCAGCGGCCCCGCGGCTGCCGGACGAGGACGCGACGGGCATCCCCTTCTTCACGATCGACCCGCCGACGTCCGTCGACCTGGACCAGGCCATGCACCTGTCGCGCCGCGCGGGCGGCGGCTACCGGGTGCGGTACGCGATCGCCGACGTGGCCGCGTACGTCACCCCGAAGGGCCCGCTCGACACCGAGGCCCACCGGCGCGTCACCACCCTGTACTTCCCGGACGAGAAGGTGCCGCTGCACCCGACGGCCCTCAGCGAGGGCGCGGCCAGTCTGCTGCCGGACCAGACCTGCCCGGCCCTGGTGTGGAGCGTCGACCTCGACGCGGACGGCCGCACCGAGTCCGCCGACGTGCGCCGCGCCCTGGTCCGCAGCCGCGCCAAGCTCGACTACGACGGCGTGCAGCGGGACATCGACGCGGGGACGGCCGAGGAGCCGCTCGCGCTGCTCGCGGACATCGGCCGGCTGCGCGAGCGCCTGGAGGTCGAGCGCGGCGGCATCTCCCTCGACGTCCCGGAGCAGGAGATCGTCGAGGGCCCCGGCGGCGACACGTACGAACTCGTCTACCGCGCGCCCCTGCCCGCCGACGGCTGGAACGCCCAGATCTCCCTGCTCACGGGCATGGCCGCCGCCCAGCTCATGATCGATTCCGGTACGGGTGTGCTGCGGACGCTGCCGACCGCCCCGGACGGCGCGGTCGGCCGGCTGCGCAGGACCGCGAGGGCCCTGGACATCGACTGGCCGCACCACGTCCCGTACGCCGCGCTCGTGCGCTCCCTCGACCCGCGCCGGCCCCACCACGCCGCGTTCCTCCAGGAGTGCACGACGCTGCTGCGCGGCGCCGGGTACACGGCGTTCAGCGGCGGTGAGGTCCCCGACCTGACGACGCACGCCGCGGTGGCCGCGCCGTACGCGCACTGCACGGCGCCGCTGCGCCGTCTCGTCGACCGCTACGCGTCCGAGCTGTGCCTGGCCGCGTGCGCGGACGCCGCGCCGCCGGAGTGGGTGCTCGCGGCCCTGCCCGCGCTGCCCAAGGAGATGGCGGAGGGCACCCGGCGCGGCAACGCCGTGGAGCGCGCGTGCGTCGACATCGTCGAGGCGGCCCTGCTCAAGGACCGCGTGGGCGAGGTCTTCGACGCGGTGGTCGTGGACGTGAAGGAGGCGGAACCGGCCGTCGGCACCGTCCAGTTGACCGCCCCCGCCGTCGTCGCCCGGATCGAGGCCGGTACGCCCCTGCCCCTGGGCGAACGCCTGCGCGTCCGCCTCGCCCGGGCGGAGCCGGGCGAGGCGACGGTGCTGTTCACTCCCGCGTGA
- the yaaA gene encoding peroxide stress protein YaaA has protein sequence MLVLLPPSEGKAASGRGAPLKPEGLSLPGLAGARAAVLDELVELCAADEEKAREVLGLSEGLRGEVAKNAELRTAGARPAGEIYTGVLYDALDLATLDTAAKRRAARSLLVFSGLWGAVSVADRIPSYRCSMGVKLPGLGALAAHWRGPMASVLPEAAGDGLVLDLRSAAYAAAWKPKGEVAGRTATVRVLHARVVDGVERRSVVSHFNKATKGRIVRSLLTAGAAPASPAELVEALRDLGHTVEAEPPAKPTAAWALDVVVRDIH, from the coding sequence TTGCTCGTCCTGCTGCCGCCGTCCGAGGGGAAGGCCGCCTCCGGGCGCGGGGCGCCGCTCAAGCCCGAGGGCCTGTCGCTGCCGGGGCTCGCCGGGGCCCGCGCCGCGGTGCTCGACGAGCTCGTGGAGCTGTGCGCCGCCGACGAGGAGAAGGCGCGGGAGGTCCTCGGCCTCAGCGAGGGGCTGCGCGGCGAGGTCGCCAAGAACGCCGAGCTGCGCACCGCCGGGGCCCGCCCGGCCGGTGAGATCTACACCGGCGTCCTGTACGACGCGCTCGACCTGGCCACGCTCGACACGGCGGCGAAGCGGCGCGCCGCGCGCTCCCTGCTGGTCTTCTCCGGCCTGTGGGGCGCGGTCTCCGTCGCCGACCGCATCCCCTCCTACCGCTGCTCGATGGGCGTGAAGCTGCCGGGCCTCGGCGCGCTCGCCGCGCACTGGCGCGGCCCGATGGCGTCCGTGCTCCCTGAGGCCGCCGGGGACGGGCTCGTCCTGGACCTGCGCTCGGCGGCGTACGCGGCCGCGTGGAAGCCCAAGGGGGAGGTCGCGGGGCGGACCGCGACGGTACGGGTGCTGCACGCGCGCGTGGTGGACGGGGTGGAGCGGCGCTCCGTCGTCTCCCACTTCAACAAGGCCACGAAGGGCCGCATCGTGCGCTCGCTCCTGACCGCGGGGGCCGCGCCCGCGTCCCCCGCCGAGCTGGTGGAGGCGCTGCGGGACCTCGGGCACACGGTGGAAGCGGAACCGCCCGCGAAGCCGACCGCCGCGTGGGCCCTCGACGTGGTGGTGCGGGACATCCACTGA
- the eda gene encoding bifunctional 4-hydroxy-2-oxoglutarate aldolase/2-dehydro-3-deoxy-phosphogluconate aldolase has translation MDSPAAQASVLDLAPVIPVVVVDTVDAAVPLARALVAGGLPAIEVTLRTPVALDAIRAIAAEVPDAVVGAGTVISPDHVKGAVDAGARFLVSPGWTETLLEALKGSGVPFLPGVSTTSEVVALLERGVREMKFFPAEAAGGTAYLKSLAGPLPGARFCPTGGVSAASAPSYLELANVGCVGGSWMLPAEAVAAGDWGRIESLAREAAALHCESAP, from the coding sequence ATGGACTCCCCCGCCGCCCAGGCCTCCGTGCTGGACCTCGCCCCCGTCATCCCCGTAGTCGTGGTGGACACCGTCGACGCCGCCGTGCCGCTCGCGCGGGCGCTCGTCGCGGGGGGCCTGCCCGCCATCGAGGTCACGCTGCGGACGCCGGTGGCCCTCGACGCGATCCGGGCGATCGCCGCCGAGGTCCCGGACGCGGTGGTGGGCGCGGGCACGGTCATCTCGCCCGACCACGTCAAGGGCGCGGTGGACGCGGGGGCCCGGTTCCTGGTCAGCCCGGGGTGGACGGAGACCCTCCTGGAGGCGCTGAAGGGGTCCGGCGTCCCGTTCCTGCCGGGCGTGTCGACGACCTCGGAGGTCGTGGCGCTGCTCGAACGCGGCGTGCGCGAGATGAAGTTCTTCCCCGCGGAGGCGGCCGGGGGCACCGCCTATCTGAAGTCCCTCGCGGGCCCGCTCCCGGGGGCCCGCTTCTGCCCGACCGGCGGCGTCTCCGCGGCGTCCGCGCCGTCGTACCTGGAGCTCGCGAACGTCGGGTGCGTGGGCGGCAGCTGGATGCTGCCCGCGGAGGCCGTGGCGGCCGGGGACTGGGGCCGGATCGAGTCCCTGGCCCGCGAGGCAGCGGCGCTCCATTGCGAGAGCGCCCCGTAG
- a CDS encoding bifunctional RNase H/acid phosphatase, with translation MAQEFIVEADGGSRGNPGPAGYGAVVIDAVTGETLAETAEYVGVATNNVAEYKGLVAGLKAARELDPDATIRVRMDSKLVVEQMSGRWKIKHPDMKPLAAEAAAVASGAQVTYQWIPREKNKHADRLANEAMDAGKRGEQWSAAASTADLRAASRAAAEPAGPPGDAAAGAARARAALAGATGKASAAARPGADAVTADARAARSVAADGSGASGEPSGTGTATAAPPVGWGAADLGAPATFVLLRHGETPLTPEKRFSGSGGSDPSLSDAGREQAVRVAAALAARGTVQAVVSSPLLRCQETARTVAARLGLDVELEPGLRETDFGAWEGLTFAEARERYPDELTAWLASPNVAPPGGESFAEVTSRVSVARDKLQAAYAGRTVLLVTHVTPIKTLVRLALGAPPESLFRMELSAASLSAVAYYADGNASVRLLNDTGHLR, from the coding sequence GTGGCGCAGGAGTTCATCGTCGAGGCCGACGGCGGCTCCCGGGGCAACCCGGGGCCCGCGGGCTACGGCGCGGTCGTCATCGACGCCGTCACCGGTGAGACGCTGGCGGAGACCGCCGAGTACGTCGGCGTCGCCACGAACAACGTGGCCGAGTACAAGGGCCTGGTAGCGGGCCTGAAGGCGGCCCGCGAGCTGGACCCCGACGCGACGATCCGGGTCCGCATGGACTCCAAGCTGGTCGTCGAGCAGATGTCGGGCCGCTGGAAGATCAAGCACCCCGACATGAAGCCGCTGGCCGCCGAGGCGGCCGCGGTCGCCTCCGGCGCGCAGGTCACCTACCAGTGGATCCCGCGCGAGAAGAACAAGCACGCGGACCGCCTGGCGAACGAGGCCATGGACGCGGGCAAGCGCGGCGAGCAGTGGTCGGCGGCGGCGTCGACGGCGGACCTGCGCGCCGCGTCCCGCGCCGCCGCGGAGCCCGCGGGCCCGCCCGGCGACGCGGCCGCGGGCGCGGCCAGGGCGCGCGCGGCCCTCGCCGGGGCGACCGGCAAGGCCTCCGCCGCGGCGCGGCCGGGTGCCGATGCCGTCACGGCCGACGCCAGGGCGGCACGCTCCGTCGCGGCCGACGGGTCCGGTGCCTCCGGCGAGCCGTCCGGCACCGGCACGGCCACCGCGGCCCCGCCCGTCGGCTGGGGCGCGGCCGACCTCGGTGCCCCCGCGACCTTCGTCCTCCTGCGCCACGGCGAGACCCCGCTGACGCCCGAGAAGCGCTTCTCCGGCAGCGGCGGGAGCGACCCCTCCCTGTCCGACGCCGGCCGTGAGCAGGCCGTCCGCGTCGCCGCCGCGCTCGCCGCGCGCGGCACCGTGCAGGCCGTCGTCTCCTCCCCGCTGCTGCGCTGCCAGGAGACCGCCCGCACCGTCGCGGCGCGCCTCGGCCTGGACGTCGAGCTGGAACCGGGCCTGCGCGAGACGGACTTCGGCGCCTGGGAGGGGCTCACCTTCGCCGAGGCGCGCGAGCGCTACCCCGACGAGCTGACGGCGTGGCTCGCCTCGCCGAACGTCGCGCCGCCGGGCGGCGAGTCCTTCGCCGAGGTCACCAGCCGGGTCTCGGTGGCCCGCGACAAGCTCCAGGCCGCGTACGCGGGCCGCACCGTGCTGCTCGTCACGCACGTCACGCCCATCAAGACGCTCGTGCGGCTCGCCCTCGGCGCGCCGCCGGAGTCCCTGTTCCGCATGGAGCTGTCGGCGGCCTCGCTGTCCGCGGTGGCGTACTACGCGGACGGCAACGCCAGCGTCCGGCTCCTGAACGACACGGGGCACCTGCGGTGA
- a CDS encoding zinc ribbon domain-containing protein: protein MNAAPADQIRLLDVQDLDVRLAQLAHKRKSLPEHAEIESLTKDFTQLRDLLVAAQTEDSDCAREQTKAEQDVDQVRQRAARDQQRLDSGAVTSPKDLENLQKEITSLARRQGDLEDVVLEVMERRESAQERVAELTERVASVQSKLDDATGRRDAAQAELDREAASVTKDREVVAAAVPADLLGLYDRLRVKQGGIGAAKLHQRRCEGCRLELDITEVNEIKAASPDKVVRCENCSRILVRTSESGL from the coding sequence CTGAACGCCGCGCCCGCCGACCAGATCCGCCTCCTCGACGTCCAGGACCTGGACGTACGCCTCGCGCAGCTCGCGCACAAGCGCAAGTCGCTGCCCGAGCACGCCGAGATCGAGTCGCTGACGAAGGACTTCACGCAACTGCGCGACCTGCTCGTGGCCGCGCAGACCGAGGACAGCGACTGCGCCCGCGAGCAGACCAAGGCCGAGCAGGACGTGGACCAGGTGCGCCAGCGCGCCGCCCGCGACCAGCAGCGCCTGGACTCCGGCGCGGTCACCTCGCCCAAGGACCTGGAGAACCTCCAGAAGGAGATCACCTCCCTCGCCAGGCGCCAGGGTGACCTGGAGGACGTCGTCCTGGAGGTCATGGAGCGCCGCGAGTCCGCGCAGGAGCGCGTCGCCGAGCTCACCGAGCGGGTCGCCTCCGTGCAGTCGAAGCTCGACGACGCGACGGGCCGCAGGGACGCCGCGCAGGCGGAGCTCGACCGCGAGGCCGCCTCGGTCACCAAGGACCGCGAGGTCGTCGCCGCCGCCGTCCCCGCGGACCTGCTCGGGCTCTACGACAGGCTGCGCGTGAAGCAGGGCGGCATCGGCGCGGCCAAGCTCCACCAGCGGCGCTGCGAGGGCTGCCGCCTGGAGCTGGACATCACCGAGGTGAACGAGATCAAGGCGGCCTCGCCCGACAAGGTCGTGCGCTGCGAGAACTGCAGCCGCATCCTGGTGCGCACCTCCGAGTCCGGCCTGTAA
- a CDS encoding Nif3-like dinuclear metal center hexameric protein: MPRLSEVIAALDALWPAERAEQWDAVGTVCGDPDQEVSRVLFAVDPVQDIADEAVRLGADLLVTHHPLYLRGTTTVAASTFKGRVVHDLIKNDIALHVAHTNADTADPGVSDALAGALGLRVLRPLVPDPADEHGRRGLGRICELEHPLTLTEFAELAARRLPATAQGVRAAGDPEQPIRTVAVSGGSGDSLFGAVRAAGVDAFLTADLRHHPVSEARAEAPLALLDAAHWATEWPWCELAAAQLDEISDRHGWGLRVHVSKTVTDPWTAHAASSPAGSASRAPSDSFGAPN; the protein is encoded by the coding sequence GTGCCCCGTCTGTCTGAAGTCATCGCCGCGCTCGACGCCCTGTGGCCCGCGGAGCGGGCCGAGCAGTGGGACGCGGTCGGCACGGTCTGCGGTGACCCGGACCAGGAGGTCTCCCGGGTCCTGTTCGCCGTCGACCCCGTCCAGGACATCGCCGACGAGGCGGTCCGGCTCGGCGCCGACCTGCTCGTCACCCACCACCCGCTCTATCTGCGCGGTACGACGACGGTGGCCGCCTCGACGTTCAAGGGCCGGGTCGTCCACGACCTGATCAAGAACGACATCGCGCTGCACGTCGCCCACACCAACGCCGACACCGCGGACCCGGGCGTCTCCGACGCCCTCGCGGGCGCCCTCGGCCTGCGCGTCCTGCGCCCCCTGGTGCCGGACCCGGCCGACGAGCACGGGCGGCGCGGGCTCGGCCGCATCTGCGAGCTGGAACACCCGCTGACCCTCACCGAGTTCGCCGAGCTCGCCGCGCGGCGGCTGCCCGCCACCGCGCAGGGCGTCCGCGCCGCGGGCGACCCGGAGCAGCCGATCCGTACCGTCGCGGTCAGCGGCGGCTCGGGCGACAGCCTCTTCGGCGCCGTGCGCGCCGCGGGGGTCGACGCCTTCCTCACCGCCGACCTGCGCCACCACCCGGTGTCGGAGGCCCGCGCCGAGGCACCGCTCGCGCTGCTCGACGCCGCGCACTGGGCCACCGAGTGGCCCTGGTGCGAGCTGGCGGCCGCTCAGCTCGACGAGATCTCCGACCGGCACGGATGGGGGCTTCGCGTCCACGTCTCGAAGACGGTCACCGACCCCTGGACCGCCCACGCCGCGTCGTCCCCCGCAGGGAGCGCCTCGCGCGCCCCTTCTGATTCCTTTGGAGCCCCCAACTGA
- a CDS encoding ABC transporter substrate-binding protein, which yields MSVRRRRPARTAAAVALAAAGALALAACGSGGDGKSDNGSGSKAVAQGGEDFAKAAEKTARMGTTAKPGQFPRTLTHALGKTELKQRPQRVVVLDVGELDNVVSLGVKPVGYAPTEGDDGVPGYLKKRAGSPKNIGTINSLNLEAIANLKPDLILGSELRAAKLYPQLSKIAPTVFSVRPGFTWKQNYLLNAAALDRTAAAKAALGAYEKKAKALGEEIGPKKPTVTMLRYMPDRVRLYAKASFIGTVLTDVGLPRPKNQQVNDLATEISPERIDEADADWIFTGVYGDPKKTGRAGAENNPLWKKLDAVKEGRAKNVPDETWYLGLGVTAADLVLDDLRNHLVK from the coding sequence ATGTCCGTACGACGCCGTCGACCCGCCCGCACCGCCGCAGCCGTCGCCCTCGCCGCGGCCGGGGCGCTCGCCCTCGCGGCCTGCGGCTCGGGCGGCGACGGCAAGAGCGACAACGGCAGCGGCAGCAAGGCCGTCGCCCAGGGCGGCGAGGACTTCGCCAAGGCGGCCGAGAAGACCGCGCGGATGGGCACCACGGCCAAGCCCGGCCAGTTCCCGCGCACCCTCACGCACGCCCTGGGCAAGACGGAGCTGAAGCAGCGCCCGCAGCGCGTGGTGGTCCTGGACGTCGGCGAGCTCGACAACGTGGTGTCGCTCGGGGTCAAGCCCGTCGGCTACGCCCCCACCGAGGGCGACGACGGCGTCCCCGGCTATCTGAAGAAGCGGGCGGGCAGCCCCAAGAACATCGGCACGATCAACTCCCTCAACCTGGAGGCGATCGCGAACCTCAAGCCCGATCTGATCCTGGGCAGCGAGCTGCGCGCCGCCAAGCTCTACCCGCAGCTCTCCAAGATCGCCCCCACCGTGTTCTCCGTGCGCCCCGGCTTCACCTGGAAGCAGAACTACCTCCTCAACGCCGCCGCGCTCGACCGGACCGCCGCGGCGAAGGCCGCGCTCGGCGCGTACGAGAAGAAGGCGAAGGCGCTCGGCGAGGAGATCGGCCCGAAGAAGCCGACCGTCACCATGCTGCGCTACATGCCCGACCGCGTCCGGCTGTACGCGAAGGCGTCGTTCATCGGCACCGTTCTGACGGACGTCGGCCTGCCCCGGCCCAAGAACCAGCAGGTCAACGATCTCGCCACGGAGATCAGCCCGGAGCGGATCGACGAGGCGGACGCCGACTGGATCTTCACCGGCGTCTACGGCGACCCGAAGAAGACCGGCCGCGCGGGCGCCGAGAACAACCCGCTGTGGAAGAAGCTCGACGCCGTGAAGGAGGGCCGGGCGAAGAACGTCCCGGACGAGACCTGGTACCTGGGCCTCGGCGTGACGGCCGCCGACCTGGTCCTGGACGACCTCCGGAACCACCTGGTCAAGTAG
- a CDS encoding 3-oxoacyl-ACP reductase, whose protein sequence is MVQPLEGLSAVVTGAGRGLGRAEAVELARLGASVVVNDYGQPGRDGTGAASAGPAEEVAAEIREAGGKAVAHSGDVADHAQARALVDLAVNTYGKLDVLVNNAGILRDRMIFSMSEDEWDSVVRVHLKGHFNTVRFASAHWRERSKAAGGPVYGRIVNTSSEAFLAGSAGQPNYAAAKGGIVGLTTSTALALAKYGVTANVICPRARTRMTSDVFAGFAEPADGELDPLAPEHVAPLVGYLASPAAGRVNGQLLVVHGGVVAVMERPRIAATFRAAAGAFSAAELDGALTPYFAGRPPGETFAAPEVLGLKRD, encoded by the coding sequence GTGGTGCAGCCGCTCGAGGGCCTGTCGGCCGTCGTCACCGGGGCGGGCCGCGGGCTCGGCCGGGCCGAGGCCGTCGAACTCGCCCGGCTCGGGGCGAGCGTCGTCGTCAACGACTACGGGCAGCCGGGCCGCGACGGCACCGGCGCGGCGTCCGCCGGGCCCGCGGAGGAGGTCGCCGCCGAGATCCGCGAGGCGGGCGGCAAGGCCGTCGCCCACTCCGGGGACGTGGCGGACCACGCGCAGGCCCGCGCCCTGGTGGACCTCGCCGTCAACACCTACGGCAAGCTCGACGTCCTGGTCAACAACGCGGGCATCCTGCGGGACCGGATGATCTTCTCGATGTCCGAGGACGAGTGGGACTCAGTCGTCCGCGTGCACCTCAAGGGGCACTTCAACACGGTCCGGTTCGCCTCCGCGCACTGGCGCGAGCGCTCCAAGGCCGCGGGCGGCCCGGTCTACGGCCGGATCGTGAACACCTCGTCGGAGGCGTTCCTCGCGGGCTCCGCCGGGCAGCCCAACTACGCCGCGGCCAAGGGCGGGATCGTCGGCCTGACCACGTCCACGGCGCTCGCCCTCGCCAAGTACGGCGTGACCGCCAACGTCATCTGCCCGCGGGCGCGTACGCGGATGACCTCCGACGTGTTCGCGGGCTTCGCCGAGCCGGCCGACGGCGAGCTCGACCCGCTGGCGCCCGAGCACGTGGCCCCGCTGGTCGGCTATCTCGCCTCACCCGCGGCCGGGCGGGTCAACGGCCAACTCCTCGTCGTGCACGGCGGCGTCGTGGCCGTGATGGAGCGCCCCAGGATCGCCGCCACGTTCCGCGCCGCCGCCGGGGCGTTCAGCGCGGCGGAGCTGGACGGGGCGCTGACGCCGTACTTCGCGGGGCGGCCCCCGGGGGAGACCTTCGCGGCGCCGGAGGTGCTCGGACTGAAGCGGGATTGA